In the genome of Arvicola amphibius chromosome 2, mArvAmp1.2, whole genome shotgun sequence, the window tgtgtgtgtgcaaatttgACATAATACTGTTTTAAAAGTGGGAATAAACTAGACACACATAACTTTCTATAAcattttactttctaattttaatttttcagatgtTCAATTGTActaatttctttttagtttggttattgattattttatttccattataaTGCATTGAGTTTGCtatgattctgttttatttttgacagttCCTTGTGTGTTGGTGGTTTGATTATCTTTCACTTTCACCACCCTGctataatgttaaaaatattaatttgtgcATGGAAAGATGACTACATTGTTACAGGGATTATGTGCTGCTCTTGGAAGGAACTTACTTTGGTTTCCAGTACCTACATTGCAGCTCGCAACAGTCTGTAATGCCAATTTAAGGGTATCTGAAGGCATCAGGCAAAAGGTACATAGGCAGACATGCTGACAAATGCTTCTATACatagaataaaagcaaacaaatcttCTAAAAAAGAAGTTAATAAATTTAGTATTTAGATATGAATGAATGGACACTATAGTTACGTGTCATATATAATGCCATACTTTGACTGGAACACATTGTGGAATGCACCTTCAGGTTTTAATATTAGGATCTCATTACTTGATTTTTCTTGTCTTCCTGCTGTGTGCAGACCTGGATGTAGAATtatcagctacttctccagtattATGTCTACCAGTGGTctgtcatgcttcccaccatgcaGATAATGCACTTAACTTCTGAATTGGTAATCAACcaccagttaaatgctttctcttaaaagagctgcaatggtcatggcttctcttcacaacaatagaaaaccgACTAAGCCAGCATGTAAATTACACCCCCAGCACCATTTCGTCAACTTCCTGATTTgtgctcccatttttttttcaggatacaAGTAGGAAACGTGTTCTTTGACTAAATGAATGAGTGGCAAGTGACAAGTACCAGGGCTGAATCTTGGAAGGATTAACTTTCTCCTTCACAACTGCTGGAATTTCCCTTTCATTCTTATGATAAACACATCTAAAAATGGTATAGTTTAACTAATCCCCTGCAAACCAAATGCACAGAAGAGCTATTCAGATGAACCCCTCTAAAACCAACTAATCCCAGCTGACCTGCAAACCAGCACAATTCCCATTCACACTTATGATAAAGCAATTGTGTTGTAATTGCTAGTTGTTACAAAGGGTCTTTaatcagtcttttaaaaatctaGTCTCTAAAGCAAGGGCTGGAAACCATGTAACAGGTTATTGCTGAGTAATCAATACTAATTTTAGGTGTGAGTCAGTTAGACTGCCTCAGCTTCAATCTGTAACAACTCtgattttgcctttttatttacataaactACATGTGCACAGTTCAAGATCTTAGCaccaaaaatatttcttaaatcagtgattctcaaccttcttgATAATGCAACTCTTTAATAGTTAcctgtgttgtggtgaccccacccccaccataaaattattttgttgctttttcataATTGCAATTTGCTAATTTATGAATCATGTTGTAAATATCTagtatacaggatatctgatatggaaTCCACTGtttgagaaaccttgtcttagaaaCACTGTTTTCAGCATCATTGTTATAACACTGCATAGATGAGGTGCAGAGACATGGAAATTCACAGAGCACAGAGGTAGAGaaaagagagatcctgtctccatagacagagaaagaagtcAGTGCTTGAAAAGTTTTATCTGGTTTCCATTTGCAGGCTATGACAGGAGTTCATCACCACATACACAGAGGAGGAGGGTAGAGAGAAAGGGATATCATCAGAGTTGTTTTATGAagctaaaactttatttaaattcaatgtttcttctttctttgcattttaaattattgttaatTGATATGTTACTACCAGAATTCAGAATACAATAAATTTGGGAACTGACATAagagtttagaaaaaaatcagtaaaattatttttgtaagtgaATTAGTTTTATAACAGCTGGTTAAACAGTACATGCCCTCCTCAATGATTCTAAGTTTTGCACAGGAATACCTTTTATAGATATTATTATTACATAGTGGAATAATAGATagttaaaatatgtttttgaacATATAATGTACCTTCAAGAAAGattctattttaaagatatctcCAAATAATAGCTTACTTAAATATCACAGATGCAGTTTAGCATTAAGAACACATGTAGATTTAGAAGGATTTTCTTCCAGAAGGGAACATCCCAGAAAGATATTAACCTTTTATGGGTATAATCACACTGAGACTTTTTATAAGAGAAGCCTAGCTTTGGTGTCAGCTTTAAATCactctttgattcttttttttttcatggtttatttttttatatttaaaaatttccatctcctctcctcctcctcccccttccctcccctcttcctcccccttccctcccgtccttcttccccttcccttccctcccctccacccatacctcccctccctctctctcaaggccaaggagacatcagggttccctactctatgctaagaccaaggtcctcccaactccccccaggtccaggaaggtgatcgaccaagctgagaaggctcccacagagcccgtccatgcagaagaatcagagcccagcgccattgtcctttgcttctcagtcagcccccacttttggccacattccaagagacgggtttggtcgcatgatccatcggtcccattccaactggagttggtaatctcccattagttctgtcccaccgtctccatgagtgaacgcacccctcacgttcctgactttctttctcatgttctctctccttctgctcctcatcaggacattgggagctccaatgtgctccaatgtggggctcagtcattttcttcatctatcgccaggtggaggttccctcacggtcctgactttctttctcatgttctctctccttctgctcctcatcagaaccttgggagctcagtccggtgctccaatgtggggctcagtcattttcttcatctatcgccaggtggaggttccctcacggtcctgactttctttctcatgttctctctccttctgctcctcatcaggaccttgggagctcagtccggtgctccagtgtggggctctgtcattttcttcatctatcgccgggtggaggttctatggtgatatgcaagaaattcatcagtatggctataggaactggccttttcaggctcctctTTGACTGCGTAATTAGCCTTGGTCAACTTAATTAAGGTCCCTGGGGAGGGAAATTCTCAATTGAGGAAAAGGACATatctgtgggatattttcttgattaataattgatgtgaaAGTACTCAGCCCAGTGTGGGAGTTGCCATCCATGGGCAGTTGGTCCTGGGTTGTACAAGAAAacagccaggaggagcaagccaatatATAGcgcttctgtggtttctgcttcagtttctgtctctacGCATCTGCCTTCATTTCCTGTCATGACCCCTTCAGTGATGAATTGTAATGTATCAAATGAATCCTTTCTTGACAATGTTGACTTATGTTAtgatgttcatcacagcaacagaaacacaaatTATAACTGTTCCTTTactcattttaatttcttaaaatgatttttcctGTTTGAAACTAATTTCTTTTATTGGCCATCAATGTTTTGTCAGGtgtcaaaatattaaatttgtattatGAAATGGTCATTAAAAATGTTAGCCTGATAAAAACCATTGCTGTTCAAAAGGTGTCATTCACCACACTTTTCAGTATTCTGTTTGTGGAGGCTGAAAATTTTGAGCCTATTTTCACCTTGTCTGAAGTCAGGcagtttgaggttgctcaaaatttTTGATAGCAATCAAGGCTACACAGCCTGACCCAGGATGTGGTACACAGTTCTTTTGAcgttaagatggcccatacaggtatATCAGCTCTACCATGACaaatggtcaggatatgcaaacatacttttacttcttcttttgaCATAGGAGGTTTGAGCTTGGGAGTAGCTGCTTTCAGGATATTTGGCTTAGGGTAgattcactgcctaaacaatagaatgctaatgatttgatatctcaaagtattaaagcaattaactgtttgaTTTTGTATCATATAAAAGAAGTTTATTGTTGTCTTCTTTCATCTtctgtattggggtataaaagtatatTGATAGGCCATTGCAGTACATTGAGCTCCATAGAGACAGCGCCGGGGCAAGCGAGAGCCGGACGGGCACTGGGCGACTCTGTGCCTCGCGGACGAAAATCAACTAAACATGGGCAAAGGAGATCCTAAGAAGCCGAGAGGCAAAATGTCCTCGTATGCATTCTTTGTGCAAACTTGCCGGGAGGAACACAAGAAGAAGCACCCAGATGCTTCTGTCAACTTCTCAGAGTTCTCTAAGAAGTGCTCAGAAAGGTGGAAGACCATGTCTgctaaagaaaaggggaaatttgaaGACATGGCCAAGGCTGACAAGGCTCgttatgaaagagaaatgaaaacctacATCCCCCCCAAAGGGGAGACCAAAAAGAAGTTCAAGGACCCCAATGCACCCAAGAGGCCTCCTTCggccttcttcttgttctgttctgAGTATCGCCCCAAAATCAAAGGAGAGCACCCTGGCTTATCCATTGGAGATGTTGCAAAGAAGCTGGGAGAGATGTGGAACAAAACCGCTGCAGATGACAAGCAGCCCTACGAGAAGAAGGCTGCCAAGCTGAAGGAGAAGTACGAAAAGGATATTGCTGCCTACAGAGCTAAAGGAAAACCCGATGCAGCGAAGAAGGGGGCAGTCAAGgcagaaaagagcaagaaaaagaaggaagaggaagatgatgagGAGGAcgaagaggatgaagaggaggaggaagaagaggaagatgaagatgaggaagaagatgatgatgatgaataagTTGGTTCTAGCgcagttttttttcttgtctataaaGCATTTAACACCCCTGTACACAACTcactccttttaaagaaaaaaattgaaatgtaaggctgtgtaagatttgtttttaaactgtacAGTGTCTTTTTTTGTATAGTTAACACACTACCGAATGTGTCTTTAGATAGCCCTGTCCTGGTGGTATTTTCAATAGCCACTAACCTTGCCTGGTACAGTCTGGGGGTTGTAAATTGGCATGGAAATTTAAAGCAGGTTCTTGTTGGTGCACAGCACAAATTAGTTATATATGGGGACggtagtttttttggttttttttttttcgtttttttttttttcatcttcagtTGTCTCTGATGCAGCTTATACGAAGATAATTGTTGTTCTGTTAACTGAATACCACTCTGTAATTGCAAAAAAAATTGCAGCTGTTTTGTTGACATTCTGAATGCTTCtaagtaaatacaatttttttattaaaaaaaagtatattgaTAATTAAATGCAGTTCTAGTATTCACTAGAACTCCTTCCTGATACAATACTATGTTTCTGTTCTATTATTTTTACTAACATTTCTGATCCCCATGTCCAACCCTGGTAAGTGATActtttgttgaagctggtctccaACACCTCTACTAATAAGCAAGTGTAAAAACACATTCAATTCTTATGTGTTGATCTAGACCTTCTGTGATCTTCTTTTATACTCTAGTTTGGTCTTTCGGttattgactttattttctctgaattccGGGATGACCGAATACCTACTTCATTGAATGCAGCTGTCTGTCATATTAGAGCATCTTATCTtgtcacttttttaaaatcaaattcaaGTTCTAAAATTGAATTTACCTGTCCTCAACCAAAATGTTATAGATATCAAAtagatatataaagaaataatgcATGCATATTTTCTTATGTGAAAATTTGCTTATCATTACAGAATATTGAAAGAATTAACCCCAATATCTAAAACAATAAATTGCTAACTACATAAAttgaatcatatatatatatatatatatgtatgtgtgtgtgtgtgtgtgtgtgtgtgtgtctaaatctATTCCCATGGAGGGGACTAAAGAGgtattttatcttatatattgtgtatgtgctccatattctgtgtgtttgtttcatatatatatatatatatatgatatatatgtatatatcatactTAACCACACAGTGTACTGAGCATAGTAttgtaaagaataaaatgttgCATTCAGTATTAATCTTTCACAACttgtatttataaacaaacaaatacttttGTTCTACAACAAATAACTCAAtctaattaaaaatcatttttatttatattatttattttattaaaggaaactaatttaaataaacatttcttaatcattttgagttttttaaacaaatatttttgataatACAGGTAAGTATTTGCTGTATTACGTGTAAACCAATGCACATTTGGATATATAGTACACAGTGAAGATAAGACACCAAGAAAGGCTCAATATTGGGCCGTGGAAAGAAACTGAATGTaggtaatgaaaataataaactatGAAAAAGGATACAAATCTAGCTATTTTATAGTCCTTATTTTGTCACGAATTTTTTGGTATGGGTGGTGgataagtgaataaaatataCTGGATAGATAAGCTTCACAACTTTCATTGTACATATGATGTCTGACTATATAGAAGTTCACTGAGACATATAGCCTTTGAGTCTTGTTTATTTTGGTATGTGgtgcttgctttattttattcgcaagcttattttataaaaaattataaaaagtaaaaaatgaaaacaaatataaacagtaTGTATaatggtatatttttaaaagagttttttctttctgttttctttgctgaTCAACATTTCATCTCTGCATATGACATATTGTGATTGCAGACATTTCTCACTGTGCTCTGGCTTCTCTACTGACCTCACCATAGACCCCTTTTAAGTAATCATTCTCCTGTAGCTACACTGTTCAAGAAAATGATACCCCTTCTTTCTACAACCACTAAGGGTCATTGTCTTCTGGGGAAAATTGAGTCTTCATGGACATCTCTCTATTAGTTGTGGGAAGGTGGTGAGCCTAATTGTGTGGAGACATCCATAGTTGCTGTGTGTTATTAGTGAAGAATGAGTATGCTAGACTCATGACTATATTTAATGACACTCTTCTACTCTCTGATTCTGAAATCCTTCCCAGTCCTTAAATTTCCTGCCTTTTGTCTATGATTGATGTatgtgggtcttctgtctatttgtttctttcattggttaataaagaaactgccttggccttttgataggccagaccttaggtgggtggagtagacagaacagaattctggaagaaagaaagcagagtcaggcagtcggcatgactctcctctccgagactgATGCagttaggatctttcccagtaagccacgaccctgtggtgctacacagattactaaatatgggttagagcaagatgtgaggattagccaataagaggctgaaactaatgggccaggcagtgtttaaatgaatacaatttctgtgttgttattttgggtgtaaagctaatcGTGTGGGAGACgagtggcaggatgcagcccgctgttccttctacatatGATACTTTAtgattattgaaaaaaaaaacaaggaggggAAGGCAGTGCTGATATAATTATCCCCATAAAAACTCAGCATTTAGCATTTAGTTATTCTCAGATGTTGATCAATTGGCACCCTTGCATTGATCATCCCTCTCTGTAGAAAGGAACTTCTCCTCCCCAGGCTGAACCCCACTGGTCCATGGGTATAATTTTCTATGTGAGGGCACTGAGGCaatatttgtgaaaattaaatgaggACAAAAAAGGGAACAAGTGGTAATAATCCTTTATGTTATTTGGGAACAAGAATGATGATGCAGTTAATCTTGACTTTATACACCCTATTAATATGCTTGCCAGTGAATTCTGTCATAATCCATAATATTTCAATCTCTTTATTATTACAAAATTACATTACTTATAAATTAACAGTAAGTATGCAAAAAATGTAATGTAGGACTATATTATCTGCAAACTAATGAAgcacatatatttgaaatatgaGATAGGATTGCAAGTATAAAATGGATTGGTAACAGGTAAAATGTGATGCAATCTCAATAggtaaataaattcatttatacATTATAGGTCGTCCTTTATATTTGTGAATTGAGTGTAATTTTCCCATAGGCTAGTATATTTGAACATGTGGTCCTAAACTGGTTGCTCTGTTAGGCAAGGTTACTGAAATTTTATGGGGGTGTAGACTTACTGTGGAAGTGTGTCAGTGGAGTTGGGGCTTGATATTTTATAGCCTGaccctgctctctgctttctgactgcagcTATAATGTGACTGGCTGATGCTCTTGCTTGCTACCATGTTCTCACTGCCAGAATAACATTGTAGCATCAGACTGTAAGTCAAGCaatcttttttctcttaattaaGTAGTTCCTTGTCAGTTATGTGGACAATGAAATGAATAGCTAATACACATacccaaaagggaaaaaataatctGAGTCAGCCCCAGTGCACATTCATAAGAAATTTGAAATATCAAGGTATTGGTAATAGAGGAGATATATTTGAGAGATATTAATCCAGTATATTTTAAACTGTTGTTTACATAGGCATAGTTGTTATACCTGCAAAGGTTCACCCTACATATGGAATTTACTCAACCATATTATTACAAATCAATATGTTAGTAGTGTTGAACCCTTCTCTATGTTCCTATTTTGTATACCAAGTTATATTATCTGGATATCTTACAACCAGTTGATTCATAGTCTAACCTAAATAAGATAAGAAATGGTATAACCAATCACTATTCTAACTTTCTGGACTACAGAAGAAAGTTGTAATTTTCTACTGAGGAATAAAAAGACCAATATAATAATCATTTTGAAGAGAATTTGAAATTTCAACTTTGTCTAGCTTCTCATAAGACAGGAAAAAGGAATGTATACCACTTTGCTTAAGTCAAAAGGTGCAGATTTTAATAATCTTCTCAGCCAACTTGACATCTTGAATCTGAAGTTTAGGGTACTTGTAAGTACCCATTCCCCCTTTCAACCCTAAAAAAGAGTTATCTTGATACAGTTATGGAGCATCAAAACAGGAGCATGTTTGCCATGTAAATAAAAAAGTAGTACCTCATTGGACACCTACTATATATTAATAGATCCTAACAAATCTAAACTGCATTCAGTGCTTCTGGGATGCAGAGATAATATTAGAAATGTCCTACTGGAAACCCTAAAATAAGAGAGAGCTCCTAACTTTCCAATAAATATAACCCTGCCAAATGTATTTTGAGCCAAGTTGAAAAACCATCTGAGGACTCACACTATTATaatgggagagaagagaatcAATGTTGGGTTCTGTTTCCTCCAGAAGCCATCTGTACAGATTAGCATTTTGCTGGAGAGAaatctcatgtttattttttaatctatcaaATAAGAttctaatgatattttatttttttccttcaatacCCTTAACTTACAAGAGCCTCACACTGCATTTATTGAAAGAAAAGCCAGGAGTCAAGACAAACAGGTCAACTCATCTTATAATTCATATTAATACAGGGTTTCCAGCTCAGTGTGGCCCAAACTGCAGCAGATAAACAAATGAACACTTATTACTCCAGTAGGACATTTATTAGGTTGTTTTACTTCAAATGATTGgaagatttttattgtttgagtcTCAGTGAGGAACTGCTGGCATTGCACAAGTGTTTACAGAATATAAGAAGCTGTGTGCTCATAACCCAGACTGGATGGCATTCCACATAAAGAATTAAGATAAGTTATATTTAGTAAGGTATGACTTTGAAAGAGTTTCTTTGCAACATTCTTAATCTTagcaaaatttatcttaaaaacttaaaatctaCCTTAAACACAAACTTGATCAAATTAAAGAATcactatatatttaataatataaaatgtactgTGTATTCATCTTGAAAGATAGTATCATTTCCTCAAATGAATTAAATGATCTCAATAACATGGTATGACAGGTTACAAACTTGTTAGTAAGATTAAttacatttcattcatttcaaacTTTTACAAAAAAGATGCATCTGAAATTCCTTGTACATATTAATTTCATCATATACTAGTTCATTTGTAACTAGCTAGTTCCATTTTTCCATGTCTTTAAACCTGTAGTTTGGGATTTATATCTATTCTATAGTACAGtattaaaaaacacatttatgtttacttttttccaaagtattttTGTTATTACATCACCTTGAGGGTGACCTTCAAACTCTAAACTTGACTAGTTGAAGAATAGCAGGCTTGCCTGAGGACCAATGAGCTCACAACCAGAGAgctataaaaaaacaaacctgcaAGGTATTCCTTTTTGCTCAGATTTCATTGGTTAGTACAAATTCTATGACCTATTATATGGTGTCTgtcacacagcaataaaatgctctgaaagaacagcaagtaaTCAAGTAACTTATCAATAATTTTACATTATCAGGGAttaaaagtatttatatattttaaaatatattaagtattCAATCTGAACATAGTGTATACTTGTCCATTAGCTTGTGTGTGCAtaagcatgcatgtgtctgtgtgtattgtcCATGACATGGTgcttgtgtgaaggtcagaagacaatctaagggagttggttttttttttctaccacagaagtctcagggattgaactctcTTCACTGGAATAAACAACAATCTGTACTTCCTGCTAAGTCATTTCTTAGGTTGAAacattt includes:
- the LOC119807659 gene encoding high mobility group protein B1-like, with amino-acid sequence MGKGDPKKPRGKMSSYAFFVQTCREEHKKKHPDASVNFSEFSKKCSERWKTMSAKEKGKFEDMAKADKARYEREMKTYIPPKGETKKKFKDPNAPKRPPSAFFLFCSEYRPKIKGEHPGLSIGDVAKKLGEMWNKTAADDKQPYEKKAAKLKEKYEKDIAAYRAKGKPDAAKKGAVKAEKSKKKKEEEDDEEDEEDEEEEEEEEDEDEEEDDDDE